In Flavobacterium sp. WV_118_3, one DNA window encodes the following:
- a CDS encoding RidA family protein: MKQIIFTENAPAPIGPYNQAVLVNDRTLYTSGQIALDPKTGELITSSIEVETKQVMENMKAVLEAAGMSFENVVKTTIFISSMNDFAKINGVYGAYFNEKTAPARETVQVACLPKNVNVEISMIAEK; the protein is encoded by the coding sequence ATGAAACAGATTATTTTTACCGAAAATGCACCGGCTCCAATCGGTCCATATAACCAGGCTGTACTGGTAAACGACCGTACTTTATATACTTCCGGGCAAATCGCTTTGGATCCGAAAACCGGTGAATTGATCACTTCTTCCATTGAAGTGGAAACAAAACAGGTTATGGAAAATATGAAAGCGGTATTGGAAGCGGCTGGTATGTCGTTTGAAAACGTTGTGAAGACGACTATCTTTATTAGTAGCATGAACGATTTCGCAAAAATAAATGGCGTTTACGGTGCTTATTTTAACGAAAAAACCGCTCCGGCACGCGAAACGGTTCAGGTGGCTTGTTTGCCTAAAAACGTTAATGTAGAAATCTCTATGATTGCTGAGAAATAG
- a CDS encoding N-acetylglucosamine kinase has product MRLVVDSGSTKADWIALDNKGNIQFTVTTLGLNPEVLEKEEMLERMSQRFDISHNRDLVTHLFFYGAGCGTDRMKNFLAGVFREYFPNAEVVVHEDTYAAVYATTPRGEEAIVCILGTGSNCSYFDGKELHQKVQSLGYIAMDDCSGNRFGRHLIRAYYFGTMPIELTEKFEKEYDLDPDVIKHNFYKVPNPNAYLATFAKFLIQHKDHEFIRAIIVKEMQFFVDHYIMQYENCKTIPVHFIGSIAYYLKSELQEILTQNGLTLGNVYRKPIDGLINYHTV; this is encoded by the coding sequence ATGAGATTAGTAGTGGATAGTGGCTCAACAAAAGCCGACTGGATTGCATTGGATAACAAAGGAAATATACAGTTTACGGTGACAACCTTAGGGTTAAACCCGGAAGTGCTGGAAAAAGAAGAGATGTTGGAACGAATGTCACAGCGTTTTGATATTTCGCATAATAGGGATCTGGTTACCCATTTGTTTTTTTACGGTGCCGGTTGCGGAACCGACCGTATGAAGAATTTTCTGGCCGGTGTTTTTAGAGAATATTTTCCAAATGCGGAAGTTGTAGTACACGAAGACACCTATGCGGCCGTATATGCGACCACGCCGCGAGGTGAAGAAGCAATTGTATGTATATTGGGTACGGGATCGAATTGCAGTTATTTCGACGGAAAAGAATTGCATCAAAAAGTACAGTCGTTAGGGTATATCGCTATGGATGATTGTAGCGGAAACCGTTTTGGGCGCCACCTGATCCGTGCGTATTATTTTGGTACGATGCCAATAGAACTGACTGAAAAATTTGAAAAAGAATACGATCTGGATCCGGATGTGATTAAGCATAATTTTTATAAGGTACCCAATCCGAATGCCTATCTGGCTACTTTTGCGAAGTTCCTCATTCAGCATAAAGACCATGAATTTATTCGTGCGATTATCGTAAAAGAAATGCAGTTTTTCGTAGATCATTATATTATGCAATATGAAAATTGTAAAACGATACCGGTACATTTTATCGGATCAATAGCCTATTATTTAAAAAGTGAACTTCAGGAAATCCTTACACAAAACGGATTAACACTAGGGAATGTATACCGTAAACCGATAGACGGATTAATTAATTATCACACAGTATAA
- a CDS encoding methylglyoxal synthase, which produces MEIAVIAHDGMKADLVQFLNKHKSFLQSDEITLIATGTTGSKAENAGFKVTRMLSGPLGGDAQIAARVAEGKCNMVLFFKDPLAKHPHEADINMLIRVCDVHNVPLATNQATAELLIKAISQQS; this is translated from the coding sequence ATGGAAATAGCAGTTATTGCGCATGATGGTATGAAAGCCGATCTGGTTCAGTTTTTAAACAAACACAAAAGCTTTTTGCAATCGGATGAAATAACACTTATCGCAACCGGTACAACAGGGAGTAAAGCGGAAAACGCAGGATTTAAGGTAACACGAATGTTATCTGGTCCTTTAGGAGGTGATGCGCAGATTGCGGCACGCGTGGCGGAAGGAAAATGCAATATGGTATTGTTTTTTAAAGACCCTTTAGCAAAACACCCTCATGAGGCAGATATTAACATGCTCATAAGGGTGTGTGATGTACATAATGTGCCCTTGGCTACCAATCAGGCTACAGCCGAATTATTGATAAAGGCTATTTCTCAGCAATCATAG